A genomic window from Streptomyces sp. HUAS YS2 includes:
- a CDS encoding MerR family transcriptional regulator, with protein sequence MEELAAAAGITVRTLRFYRERGLIPPPRREGRIAWYDDHHLARLRTIAALLERGHTLNGIADLNTAFESGRDVSEVLGLVEPTEEEPVRLTPQELADYFADDVTPENLTAALDLGYIATDGEEIVHISRRLLDVSAALVKEGVPLAAVLEAGRQVRAHADQLAGLFAELLRAHADEKDADRLRPLAKSVVDAELSMALDRRLREQ encoded by the coding sequence ATGGAGGAGCTGGCCGCGGCGGCCGGCATCACCGTGCGCACCCTGCGCTTCTACCGGGAACGGGGCCTCATCCCGCCGCCCCGCCGGGAGGGCCGGATCGCCTGGTACGACGACCACCACCTGGCCCGGCTCCGCACCATCGCCGCCCTCCTGGAACGCGGCCACACCCTCAACGGCATCGCCGACCTCAACACCGCCTTCGAGAGCGGCCGCGACGTGAGCGAGGTCCTCGGCCTGGTCGAACCGACCGAGGAGGAGCCCGTCCGGCTCACCCCGCAGGAGCTCGCAGACTACTTCGCCGACGACGTCACGCCCGAGAACCTGACCGCCGCCCTCGACCTCGGCTACATCGCCACCGACGGCGAGGAGATCGTCCACATCAGCCGCCGGCTCCTCGACGTCTCGGCCGCCCTCGTGAAGGAGGGCGTCCCGCTCGCGGCGGTCCTGGAGGCAGGACGTCAGGTACGCGCCCACGCCGACCAACTCGCCGGACTCTTCGCCGAGTTGCTGCGCGCCCACGCCGACGAGAAGGACGCCGACAGGCTCCGCCCGCTCGCCAAGAGCGTGGTCGACGCGGAACTCTCGATGGCCCTGGACCGGCGACTGCGGGAGCAGTAG
- a CDS encoding NAD(P)/FAD-dependent oxidoreductase has protein sequence MAKHEHVRVAVIGSGFGGLGAAVRLRREGITDFVVLERAGSVGGTWRDNSYPGCACDVPSHLYSFSFAPNPDWPRTFSGQRHIRAYLEHVTDTFGLRPHLRLNHEVLRMAWDADALRWDIETSGGAFTADVVVAAAGPLSDPKIPDIPGLAGFEGKVFHSAQWDHDYDLRGKRVAMVGTGASAIQIVPAIQPEVGRLTLFQRTPAWVMPRMDRAITGAERWLHRAVPVTGTLRRGLLWGIRELQVSAFTKRPNELGLVENLAKANIARAIKDPVLRAKLTPSYRIGCKRILLSNTYYPALAQPNVDVVASGLREVRGSTVVAADGTETEVDAIIFGTGFHVTDIPIAHRVVGADGVTLAETWKGGVESLRGATAAGFPNFMTIIGPNTGLGNSSMILMIESQLNYMADYLRQLDVLGGRAALAARPSAVGAWNRKLQSRMERTVWKAGGCDSWYLDANGRNTTLWPGTTGEFRRETRQVDLAEYEVLRAPAKAPEPVAAGKSATKRGTRKTQAAQAAQTTEVAR, from the coding sequence ATGGCGAAGCACGAGCACGTTCGAGTGGCGGTGATCGGATCCGGATTCGGCGGCCTGGGGGCCGCGGTCCGGCTGCGCCGCGAGGGGATCACCGACTTCGTCGTCCTGGAGCGGGCCGGCTCCGTGGGCGGCACCTGGCGCGACAACAGCTACCCCGGCTGCGCCTGCGACGTCCCCTCGCACCTGTACTCGTTCTCCTTCGCGCCCAACCCGGACTGGCCGCGCACCTTCTCCGGCCAGCGGCACATCCGCGCGTACCTGGAGCACGTCACCGACACCTTCGGGCTCCGGCCGCACCTGCGGCTGAACCACGAGGTGCTGCGGATGGCCTGGGACGCGGACGCGCTGCGCTGGGACATCGAGACCAGCGGCGGCGCCTTCACCGCCGATGTGGTCGTCGCCGCGGCCGGCCCGCTGTCCGACCCGAAGATCCCCGACATCCCCGGCCTCGCCGGCTTCGAGGGCAAGGTGTTCCACTCCGCGCAGTGGGACCACGACTACGACCTGCGCGGCAAGCGCGTCGCCATGGTCGGCACGGGCGCCTCCGCCATCCAGATCGTGCCCGCGATCCAGCCCGAGGTCGGGAGGCTCACCCTCTTCCAGCGCACGCCCGCCTGGGTCATGCCGCGCATGGACCGGGCGATCACCGGCGCCGAGCGCTGGCTGCACCGCGCCGTGCCGGTCACCGGCACCCTGCGCCGCGGCCTGCTCTGGGGCATCCGGGAACTCCAGGTCAGCGCCTTCACCAAGCGGCCGAACGAGCTCGGCCTGGTCGAGAACCTGGCCAAGGCCAACATCGCCCGGGCGATCAAGGACCCGGTGCTGCGGGCCAAGCTGACCCCCTCGTACCGGATCGGCTGCAAGCGGATCCTGCTCTCCAACACCTACTATCCGGCGCTCGCGCAGCCGAACGTGGACGTCGTCGCCTCCGGGCTGCGCGAGGTCCGCGGCTCGACGGTGGTCGCCGCCGACGGCACCGAGACCGAGGTCGACGCGATCATCTTCGGCACCGGCTTCCACGTCACCGACATCCCGATCGCGCACCGGGTCGTCGGCGCCGACGGCGTCACCCTGGCCGAGACCTGGAAGGGCGGCGTCGAGTCGCTGCGCGGCGCGACCGCGGCCGGCTTCCCGAACTTCATGACGATCATCGGCCCCAACACGGGCCTCGGGAACTCCTCCATGATCCTCATGATCGAGTCCCAGCTGAACTACATGGCCGACTACCTGCGCCAGCTCGACGTCCTCGGCGGCCGCGCGGCGCTGGCCGCCCGCCCCTCCGCCGTCGGCGCCTGGAACCGCAAGCTCCAGTCCCGCATGGAGCGGACCGTGTGGAAGGCCGGCGGCTGCGACAGCTGGTACCTCGACGCCAACGGCCGCAACACGACCCTCTGGCCGGGGACGACCGGCGAGTTCCGGCGCGAGACCCGCCAGGTCGACCTCGCGGAGTACGAGGTGCTGCGCGCCCCGGCGAAGGCCCCGGAGCCCGTCGCGGCCGGCAAGAGCGCGACGAAGCGCGGCACCCGCAAGACGCAGGCCGCGCAGGCCGCGCAGACCACGGAGGTCGCCCGATGA
- a CDS encoding alpha/beta hydrolase yields the protein MSRLAGGGPVLRPQPAREITAVSADGSRIHVELYGPEGAPAVVLAHGWTCSTAFWAEQIRELSADHRVVAYDQRGHGRSPVPAGASGYSTHALADDLEAVLAAALAPGEKAVVAGHSMGGMTVMAAASRPGFRTHAAAVLLCSTGPSRLAAESLVVPLGPGALRTRLTVAILGAKAPLGPVTPVSRKILKYATMGPGSAPERVDACARIVHACPRKARVGWSHVLAELDLDAGVRALTLPVAVLVGTADRLTPPVHARGLAAALPQCVGLTELAGMGHMTPVEAPEAVTARIRELTGTYLGTGLGVKEDA from the coding sequence ATGAGCCGGCTCGCCGGAGGAGGCCCGGTGCTGCGTCCGCAGCCGGCCCGCGAGATCACCGCCGTCTCCGCCGACGGCTCGCGCATCCACGTCGAGCTGTACGGCCCCGAGGGCGCCCCGGCCGTGGTGCTGGCGCACGGCTGGACCTGCTCGACCGCCTTCTGGGCCGAGCAGATACGGGAGCTGTCCGCCGACCACCGGGTCGTCGCCTACGACCAGCGCGGCCACGGCCGCAGCCCGGTGCCGGCCGGCGCGTCCGGATACTCGACCCACGCGCTCGCCGACGACCTGGAGGCCGTGCTGGCCGCCGCGCTCGCGCCCGGCGAGAAGGCGGTCGTCGCCGGGCACTCCATGGGCGGCATGACCGTGATGGCCGCGGCGTCCCGGCCGGGGTTCCGCACGCACGCCGCGGCGGTGCTGCTCTGCTCCACCGGCCCGTCGCGGCTGGCCGCCGAGTCCCTCGTGGTCCCGCTGGGGCCGGGCGCGCTGCGGACCCGGCTGACCGTCGCGATCCTCGGCGCGAAGGCGCCGCTGGGACCGGTCACACCGGTCTCGAGGAAGATCCTCAAGTACGCCACGATGGGGCCCGGTTCGGCGCCCGAGCGGGTCGACGCCTGTGCCCGCATCGTGCACGCCTGCCCCCGCAAGGCCCGCGTGGGCTGGTCGCACGTCCTCGCCGAGCTGGACCTCGACGCGGGTGTGCGGGCGCTGACCCTGCCGGTGGCGGTGCTCGTGGGCACCGCGGACCGGCTGACCCCGCCCGTCCACGCCAGGGGCCTGGCGGCCGCGCTGCCGCAGTGCGTGGGCCTGACCGAGCTGGCGGGCATGGGACACATGACTCCGGTGGAGGCCCCGGAGGCCGTCACCGCGCGGATCCGAGAACTGACCGGCACGTACCTGGGCACGGGCCTGGGTGTGAAGGAGGACGCATGA
- a CDS encoding SDR family oxidoreductase, which yields MSRVSLEGQVAVVTGAARGVGELLARKLSARGAKIALVGLEPEMLKEVAGRLHTEADWWHADVTDHEAMARVAQEVKERFGKVDIVVANAGVAAGGPFLDSDPVAWRRVIEVNLIGSAVTGRAFLPVLMESRGYFLQIASLAAMTPAPMMTAYCASKSGVEAFAHSLRAEVGYKGVKVGVGYLSWTDTDMVRGADQDDVMKELRQRLPWPSNRTYPLGPAVDRIVAGIERRSAHVYAQWWLRGMQAGRGYLPGIIATVGQREMRRFEPRLGSVSRGLVGAGGAADEQARTESH from the coding sequence ATGAGCAGGGTGAGCCTGGAAGGACAGGTCGCGGTCGTCACCGGAGCGGCCCGCGGCGTCGGCGAACTCCTCGCCCGCAAGCTGTCCGCCCGCGGCGCGAAGATCGCGCTGGTCGGCCTGGAGCCGGAGATGCTGAAGGAGGTCGCCGGCCGGCTGCACACCGAGGCCGACTGGTGGCACGCGGACGTCACCGACCACGAGGCGATGGCGAGGGTCGCGCAGGAGGTCAAGGAGCGCTTCGGCAAGGTCGACATCGTCGTCGCCAACGCCGGTGTGGCGGCGGGCGGTCCGTTCCTGGACTCCGACCCGGTCGCCTGGCGGCGGGTCATCGAGGTCAACCTGATCGGCTCGGCGGTGACCGGCCGCGCGTTCCTGCCCGTACTGATGGAGTCGCGCGGGTACTTCCTGCAGATCGCCTCGCTGGCCGCGATGACGCCGGCCCCGATGATGACCGCGTACTGCGCGTCGAAGTCGGGCGTCGAGGCCTTCGCGCACAGCCTGCGGGCCGAGGTCGGCTACAAGGGCGTGAAGGTCGGCGTCGGCTACCTGTCCTGGACGGACACCGACATGGTGCGCGGCGCGGACCAGGACGACGTGATGAAGGAGCTGCGGCAGCGGCTGCCCTGGCCGTCCAACCGCACCTACCCGCTCGGCCCCGCCGTCGACCGGATCGTCGCGGGCATCGAGCGGCGCTCCGCGCACGTGTACGCCCAGTGGTGGCTGCGCGGCATGCAGGCCGGCAGGGGCTACCTGCCGGGCATCATCGCGACGGTCGGGCAGCGCGAGATGCGCCGCTTCGAACCGCGGCTCGGCAGCGTGTCCCGGGGGCTCGTGGGCGCGGGCGGGGCCGCCGACGAGCAGGCCCGTACGGAGAGCCACTGA
- a CDS encoding S41 family peptidase, whose translation MSDDAAYLRFPHLHDDLLCFAAEDDLWVAPLAPGGQRPGRAWRVTVDRTRIGHPRFSPDGSHIAYTSWRSLDPEIHLAPVDGGPARRLTYWGSTDTRVCGWGPDGDILAVASHGQPFSHFSWAYTVPTDGSPGRRLPWGPASHIAVADLDGERRTLLLTGRPPHEPAAWKRYRGGATGRLWLHGERLLPQLNGQLDAPMFVSGRIAFLSDHEGVGNLYSCLPDGSDLRRHTDHDAFYARHASSDGRRVVYQCAGELWIVDELAADSEPRRLDVRLGGPRAGRRPYQVPAAHHVDAISVDETGRASAVGVRGSLYWLTHRDGPARTITDTPGVRVRLPEMLGSGGQVAYVTDAEGDDAIEIAYLPRATGDREPRRLAAGELGRVEELVSDPDGERLAIASNDGRLLLLDATEDSNGEVSELIRSVNGPVRDLAFSPDGTWLTWSHPGIGRTLRSIKMARIAGPGERVVVDVTNGRFEDENPVFTRDGRYLAFLSWRGFDPVYDVHTGDLSFPLGCRPYLVPLSSATPSPFALSPEGRPAAGGLDPVEGEEGGGDGAVMVEVEGLESRVTPFPVAASKYSALHPVAGGGLVWLRWPISGALGETFVNPADTSGRPTLEHFNLTKARKSELVGHLDWFSVSGDGTRLVVVDEGELRAVPSTEPGDSDSTVYLDLRRILHEVDPEAEWKGAFDEAGRIIRAYFWDPDMCGIDWSAVLDQYRPLVERVASPDDFADLLREVLGELGTSHAYVSPARRNEGPPHYQRPQGLLGANFVCREEGWLVKRILAGDSSDSKARSPLAGTGIREGAVLTHVDGRPVDPVAGPYPLLAGTGGTTVELTFQPAEGLGRARRVAIVPLVDERPLRYQDWVAKRRAVVREVSGGKCGYLHIPDMGGSGWAQFNRDLRMEVSRPALIVDVRGNAGGHISELVVEKLTRKILGWDLTRNAQPVSYASNAPRGPVVALADEATSSDGDMITAAFKLLGLGPVVGLRTWGGVVGMTGRHRLGDGTQITVPMNAAWFPEYGWSVENHGVEPDVAVERTPLDWAEGRHRQLADAVELAVALLGESPAASPPGHTDIPDRSRPKLPPRS comes from the coding sequence GTGAGTGACGACGCCGCGTATCTCCGCTTCCCGCACCTCCACGACGACCTGCTGTGCTTCGCGGCCGAGGACGACCTCTGGGTCGCGCCCCTCGCGCCCGGCGGACAGCGGCCCGGCCGAGCCTGGCGGGTGACCGTCGACCGGACCCGGATCGGGCACCCGCGGTTCTCCCCCGACGGCTCGCACATCGCGTACACGAGCTGGCGCAGCCTGGATCCGGAGATCCATCTCGCCCCGGTCGACGGCGGCCCGGCCCGCCGGCTCACCTACTGGGGGTCGACCGACACACGGGTCTGCGGCTGGGGCCCGGACGGCGACATCCTCGCCGTCGCCTCGCACGGCCAGCCGTTCTCGCACTTCTCCTGGGCGTACACCGTGCCCACCGACGGCTCCCCCGGCAGGCGCCTGCCCTGGGGCCCCGCCTCCCACATCGCGGTCGCCGACCTCGACGGCGAGCGCCGCACCCTGCTGCTCACCGGTCGGCCACCGCACGAGCCGGCCGCCTGGAAGCGGTACCGGGGCGGGGCGACCGGCCGGCTCTGGCTGCACGGCGAGCGGCTGCTGCCGCAGCTGAACGGCCAGTTGGACGCGCCGATGTTCGTGTCCGGGCGGATCGCCTTCCTCTCCGACCACGAGGGCGTCGGCAACCTGTACTCCTGCCTGCCCGACGGCTCCGACCTGCGGCGACACACCGACCACGACGCCTTCTACGCCCGCCACGCGAGCAGCGACGGGCGGCGGGTGGTCTACCAGTGCGCGGGCGAACTGTGGATCGTCGACGAGCTGGCCGCGGACTCCGAGCCGCGCCGGCTGGACGTGCGGCTCGGCGGCCCGCGGGCCGGCCGGCGCCCGTACCAGGTCCCGGCCGCCCACCACGTCGACGCGATCTCCGTCGACGAGACCGGACGGGCGAGCGCGGTCGGGGTGCGCGGCAGCCTGTACTGGCTGACCCACCGGGACGGCCCAGCCCGCACGATCACCGACACCCCCGGCGTCCGGGTCCGGCTGCCGGAGATGCTGGGCAGCGGCGGCCAGGTCGCGTACGTGACGGACGCCGAGGGCGACGACGCGATCGAGATCGCGTACCTGCCGCGGGCCACCGGCGACCGGGAGCCCCGGCGGCTGGCCGCCGGCGAACTCGGCCGGGTGGAGGAGCTGGTGTCCGACCCGGACGGCGAACGGCTCGCGATCGCCTCCAACGACGGGCGGCTGCTGCTGCTCGACGCCACGGAGGACTCGAACGGCGAGGTCAGCGAGCTGATCCGGTCGGTCAACGGGCCGGTGCGCGACCTCGCGTTCTCCCCCGACGGCACCTGGCTGACCTGGTCGCACCCGGGGATCGGGCGCACGCTCCGGTCGATCAAGATGGCGCGGATCGCCGGACCGGGCGAACGGGTCGTCGTGGACGTCACCAACGGCCGCTTCGAGGACGAGAATCCGGTCTTCACCCGGGACGGGCGCTATCTCGCCTTCCTGTCGTGGCGCGGCTTCGACCCGGTGTACGACGTGCACACCGGGGACCTGTCGTTCCCGCTCGGCTGCCGCCCGTACCTGGTCCCGCTGTCCTCGGCGACGCCCTCGCCGTTCGCGCTCTCGCCGGAGGGCCGGCCGGCAGCGGGCGGGCTCGACCCGGTGGAGGGCGAGGAGGGCGGCGGCGACGGCGCGGTCATGGTGGAGGTGGAGGGCCTGGAGAGCCGGGTCACGCCGTTCCCGGTCGCCGCGTCCAAGTACTCGGCGCTGCACCCGGTCGCCGGCGGCGGTCTGGTCTGGCTGCGCTGGCCCATCTCGGGCGCGCTCGGCGAGACCTTCGTCAACCCGGCGGACACCTCCGGGCGGCCCACGCTGGAGCACTTCAACCTCACCAAGGCGCGCAAGTCCGAACTCGTCGGCCATCTCGACTGGTTCTCGGTGAGCGGCGACGGCACCCGCCTCGTCGTCGTCGACGAGGGCGAACTGCGCGCCGTCCCGTCGACCGAGCCCGGCGACAGCGACTCCACGGTCTATCTGGACCTGCGCCGGATCCTGCACGAGGTCGACCCCGAGGCGGAGTGGAAGGGCGCCTTCGACGAGGCGGGCCGGATCATCCGCGCCTACTTCTGGGACCCGGACATGTGCGGCATCGACTGGAGCGCGGTGCTCGACCAGTACCGACCGCTCGTCGAACGGGTCGCCTCCCCCGACGACTTCGCCGACCTGCTGCGCGAGGTCCTCGGCGAGCTCGGCACCTCGCACGCGTACGTCTCGCCCGCCCGCCGCAACGAGGGCCCGCCGCACTACCAGCGCCCGCAGGGGCTGCTCGGCGCCAACTTCGTGTGCCGGGAGGAGGGGTGGCTGGTCAAGCGGATCCTGGCGGGGGACTCCTCCGACTCCAAGGCGCGCTCCCCGCTGGCCGGCACCGGCATCCGCGAGGGCGCGGTCCTCACCCATGTCGACGGCCGTCCGGTGGACCCGGTGGCCGGGCCGTACCCGCTGCTCGCCGGGACCGGCGGCACGACGGTCGAGCTGACCTTCCAGCCGGCCGAGGGCCTCGGGCGGGCCCGCCGGGTCGCGATCGTGCCGCTGGTCGACGAACGGCCGCTGCGCTACCAGGACTGGGTCGCCAAACGCCGGGCCGTCGTACGGGAGGTCAGCGGCGGCAAGTGCGGCTACCTGCACATCCCCGACATGGGCGGCTCCGGCTGGGCCCAGTTCAACCGGGACCTGCGGATGGAGGTCTCCCGGCCCGCGCTGATCGTGGACGTGCGCGGCAACGCGGGCGGGCACATCAGCGAGCTGGTCGTGGAGAAGCTGACCCGCAAGATCCTCGGCTGGGACCTCACCCGCAACGCCCAGCCGGTCAGTTACGCCTCGAACGCGCCGCGCGGCCCGGTGGTCGCGCTCGCCGACGAGGCCACCTCCTCCGACGGCGACATGATCACCGCGGCGTTCAAGCTGCTCGGCCTCGGCCCGGTCGTCGGCCTGCGCACCTGGGGCGGCGTGGTCGGCATGACGGGACGCCACCGGCTGGGCGACGGTACGCAGATCACCGTCCCGATGAACGCGGCCTGGTTCCCCGAGTACGGCTGGTCGGTGGAGAACCACGGTGTGGAGCCGGACGTCGCGGTGGAGCGCACCCCGCTCGACTGGGCCGAGGGCCGGCACCGCCAGCTCGCGGACGCGGTCGAACTGGCGGTGGCGCTGCTCGGCGAGTCCCCGGCGGCCTCCCCGCCGGGACACACCGACATCCCGGACCGCTCCCGGCCGAAGCTCCCGCCCAGGAGCTGA
- a CDS encoding TetR/AcrR family transcriptional regulator — translation MARSRLTPERESELYEAVLDLLREVGYDGLTMDAVAGRTHSSKATLYRQWGSKPELVAKALRHNKPAGLAEIDTGSLRGDFHAMLERTDDCQMEKDSALMRGLAHAVHENPELHRALRELLIEPEMSEFDEVLRRAVDRGEVSADNPALKLLPHMLFGAFVARPLIEDRPVDRAFLAVYVDAVVLPSLGV, via the coding sequence ATGGCGCGCAGCAGGCTCACTCCCGAGCGGGAGTCCGAGCTGTACGAGGCCGTGCTCGACCTGCTCCGCGAGGTCGGCTACGACGGACTCACCATGGACGCCGTCGCCGGCCGCACGCACTCCAGCAAGGCGACCCTCTACCGCCAGTGGGGGAGCAAGCCCGAACTCGTCGCCAAGGCGCTGCGCCACAACAAGCCCGCCGGTCTCGCCGAGATCGACACCGGCTCCCTGCGCGGCGACTTCCACGCGATGCTGGAGCGCACCGACGACTGCCAGATGGAGAAGGACTCCGCGCTGATGCGGGGTCTGGCCCATGCCGTCCACGAGAACCCCGAACTCCACCGGGCGTTGCGCGAGCTGCTCATCGAGCCCGAGATGTCGGAGTTCGACGAGGTGCTGCGCAGGGCGGTGGACCGGGGCGAGGTCAGTGCCGACAACCCGGCCCTGAAGCTCCTTCCGCACATGCTGTTCGGCGCGTTCGTCGCCCGCCCGCTGATCGAGGATCGGCCGGTCGACCGCGCGTTCCTGGCCGTCTACGTCGACGCCGTGGTGCTCCCCTCACTCGGCGTCTGA
- a CDS encoding MMPL family transporter, translated as MATFLYKLGRTAFRRRRLVALLWVALLALAGVGAATAPAATSSSFSIPGTEAQRAFDLLEERFPGAGADGATARVVFKAPDGQKMTDPANKARVQDVVGDLKSGSDQIASVTDPYTAQAVSRDGGTAYVSVAYKVNAMELTDDTREALKKAGHDAQGKGLTVEIGGDALQTMPETGAGEIVGVVIAGIVLVITFGSLVAAGLPLLTAIIGVGIGVSTITALANVLDLGSTTSTLAMMIGLAVGIDYALFIVSRYRAELAEGREREEAAGRAAGTAGSAVVFAGLTVVIALVGLAVVNIPMLTKMGFAAAGTVVIAVLIALTLIPALLGFAGDRVVGRKQRKGAAVALEKDGGKPNMGTRWARFVIRRPVMVLLAGVLGLGVIALPAASLEMGLPDDGVKPVSATERRAYDLLSDGFGPGFNGPLMVVVDGDKAAADAAAKKIKGLDGVVAVTPPTPNKAGDTAMITVIPKDRPASVETENLVHDIRDATGDEVLVSGATAMNIDFSQKMNDALLPYLALVVGLAFLLLTVVFRSVLVPLKAALGFLLSVVAALGAVVAVFQWGWLGSLFGVEQTGPIMSMMPIFMVGVVFGLAMDYEVFLVTRMREAYVHGARPGEAIVTGFRHGARVVTAAAVIMMAVFSGFIGSGEQMVKMIGFGLAVAVLFDAFVVRMAVVPAVLALLGHKAWWLPKWLDRVLPNVDVEGEGLAKPAGPADSGEPERELVKA; from the coding sequence GTGGCCACGTTCCTCTACAAGCTGGGTCGCACCGCCTTCCGGCGGCGCCGGCTCGTCGCCCTGCTCTGGGTGGCGCTGCTCGCCCTCGCGGGCGTCGGCGCCGCCACCGCGCCCGCCGCGACCTCCAGTTCCTTCTCCATCCCCGGCACCGAGGCCCAGCGCGCCTTCGACCTGCTCGAAGAGCGCTTCCCGGGAGCCGGCGCCGACGGAGCGACCGCCCGCGTCGTCTTCAAGGCCCCCGACGGCCAGAAGATGACCGACCCGGCGAACAAGGCCCGGGTCCAGGACGTCGTCGGCGACCTGAAGTCCGGCTCGGACCAGATCGCCTCGGTCACCGACCCGTACACCGCGCAGGCCGTCTCCCGCGACGGCGGCACCGCATACGTCTCCGTCGCCTACAAGGTCAACGCGATGGAGCTGACCGACGACACCCGCGAGGCCCTGAAGAAGGCCGGGCACGACGCCCAGGGCAAGGGGCTGACCGTCGAGATCGGCGGCGACGCGCTGCAGACCATGCCGGAGACCGGCGCCGGCGAGATCGTCGGCGTGGTGATCGCGGGCATCGTCCTCGTCATCACCTTCGGCTCGCTGGTCGCCGCCGGGCTGCCGCTGCTCACCGCGATCATCGGCGTCGGCATCGGCGTCTCCACGATCACCGCGCTCGCGAACGTCCTCGACCTGGGCTCCACCACGTCCACGCTCGCGATGATGATCGGCCTCGCGGTCGGCATCGACTACGCGCTGTTCATCGTCTCCCGCTACCGGGCCGAGCTGGCCGAGGGCCGGGAGCGCGAGGAGGCCGCCGGGCGGGCGGCCGGCACGGCCGGCTCCGCCGTCGTCTTCGCCGGTCTGACCGTCGTGATCGCCCTGGTCGGGCTCGCCGTCGTCAACATCCCGATGCTGACGAAGATGGGCTTCGCGGCGGCCGGCACGGTCGTGATCGCCGTCCTGATCGCGCTCACCCTGATCCCGGCGCTGCTCGGCTTCGCCGGGGACAGGGTCGTGGGCCGCAAGCAGCGCAAGGGCGCGGCGGTGGCGCTGGAGAAGGACGGCGGCAAGCCCAACATGGGCACCCGCTGGGCCCGGTTCGTGATCCGCCGCCCGGTGATGGTGCTGCTGGCCGGCGTGCTCGGCCTCGGCGTGATCGCGCTGCCCGCCGCCTCGCTGGAGATGGGCCTGCCGGACGACGGCGTCAAGCCGGTCTCCGCGACCGAGCGCCGCGCCTACGACCTGCTGTCGGACGGCTTCGGCCCCGGCTTCAACGGTCCGCTGATGGTCGTCGTCGACGGCGACAAGGCCGCGGCCGACGCGGCGGCGAAGAAGATCAAGGGCCTGGACGGGGTCGTCGCGGTCACCCCGCCGACGCCGAACAAGGCCGGCGACACCGCCATGATCACCGTGATCCCGAAGGACCGGCCCGCCTCGGTCGAGACCGAGAACCTGGTCCACGACATCCGGGACGCGACCGGCGACGAGGTCCTGGTCAGCGGCGCGACCGCGATGAACATCGACTTCTCGCAGAAGATGAACGACGCACTGCTGCCGTACCTGGCGCTCGTCGTCGGCCTCGCCTTCCTGCTCCTGACGGTGGTCTTCCGCTCGGTCCTGGTCCCGCTGAAGGCGGCCCTCGGCTTCCTGCTCTCGGTCGTCGCGGCGCTCGGCGCGGTCGTGGCGGTCTTCCAGTGGGGCTGGCTGGGCAGCCTGTTCGGCGTCGAGCAGACCGGCCCGATCATGTCGATGATGCCGATCTTCATGGTCGGCGTGGTCTTCGGCCTGGCGATGGACTACGAGGTCTTCCTCGTCACCCGGATGCGCGAGGCGTACGTCCACGGGGCGCGCCCCGGCGAGGCGATCGTGACCGGCTTCCGGCACGGCGCGCGCGTGGTCACCGCCGCCGCGGTCATCATGATGGCCGTCTTCTCCGGCTTCATCGGGTCCGGTGAGCAGATGGTCAAGATGATCGGGTTCGGTCTGGCGGTGGCGGTGCTGTTCGACGCGTTCGTCGTGCGGATGGCGGTCGTGCCGGCGGTTCTGGCGCTGCTGGGTCACAAGGCCTGGTGGCTGCCGAAGTGGCTGGACCGGGTGCTGCCCAATGTGGACGTCGAGGGCGAGGGCCTGGCGAAGCCGGCGGGCCCGGCCGATTCCGGCGAGCCGGAGCGGGAGCTCGTGAAGGCCTGA
- a CDS encoding SsgA family sporulation/cell division regulator: MTSATEGPAVEDHAKGRIVTDAPLSRAVPVALSYDPRSDPAAVRFAFPGGVAWTFPRALLESGLRAPARGGDVGVWPCGRVQTVVEFHSDDGVAVVQFDSAVLLRFLRHTYAAGAPVSTR, encoded by the coding sequence ATGACCTCAGCCACCGAAGGTCCCGCGGTCGAAGACCATGCCAAGGGCCGGATCGTCACCGACGCCCCGCTGTCCCGGGCCGTCCCCGTCGCCCTCTCCTACGATCCGCGCTCCGATCCCGCGGCCGTCCGCTTCGCCTTCCCCGGCGGCGTCGCGTGGACCTTCCCGCGCGCCCTCCTCGAATCCGGCCTGCGCGCCCCCGCCCGCGGCGGCGACGTCGGCGTCTGGCCCTGCGGCCGGGTGCAGACGGTGGTCGAGTTCCACAGCGACGACGGAGTCGCGGTCGTCCAGTTCGACTCCGCCGTCCTGCTCCGCTTCCTCAGACACACGTACGCCGCCGGCGCGCCGGTGTCGACACGCTGA